The Leclercia sp. S52 genome has a segment encoding these proteins:
- a CDS encoding methyl-accepting chemotaxis protein, translating into MNLTKIFRRITPRQFGLLAGIFCIIGLFSALQISSSVLLSVSLRDAQRNEQRNQMAYLQQAKVDQARISLLAASDLLNRAGVYFMQDKETGSDGSWHSLMDEAQQALRDSQQAWQAWQAMQPPRDEALLTSYQLFFDAIREQADGLVNSQSIDAFFAVPAQAFQADFNDNYARYQQASVQRAAEGRQLLTASLSSLQSLFLLAPVVLLAIAIVVWFAMSRWVIVPLRRLIAHINLLAAGDLSSPPPGVKRFNREIAQLGDSVDTLQQGLQQLVTEVSEATTSMVTNIGSLAEGNQKLYHQSARQAQELKEVTAHIADLETHVEGNSGYARLASSRADEAREMAAGGDRMMETVNASMAAIVERSAEMRGIVAIIDNVAFQTNILALNAAIEAAHAGNQGRGFAVVAREVGLLARKSSHSTQTIQQLINHSLQGIEDGSKAVTRLEDNLQQVIGLVGNLCSLLNEISVATLSQGDSIHRMTGQLQALNQVAHQTDELVNTASVASRRLHDESGLLLQAVSRFRLPA; encoded by the coding sequence ATGAACTTAACCAAAATTTTTCGCCGCATTACTCCCCGGCAGTTTGGTTTGCTGGCGGGGATCTTCTGCATTATCGGGCTCTTTTCCGCCCTGCAAATCTCTTCTTCGGTTTTACTTTCCGTCTCGCTGCGTGATGCCCAGCGCAATGAACAGCGTAACCAGATGGCGTACCTGCAACAGGCGAAGGTCGATCAGGCCCGGATCTCGCTGCTGGCGGCGAGCGATCTGCTCAACCGCGCGGGCGTTTACTTTATGCAGGATAAAGAGACCGGTTCGGACGGGAGCTGGCACAGCCTGATGGACGAGGCGCAGCAGGCATTACGGGATTCTCAGCAGGCCTGGCAGGCGTGGCAGGCGATGCAGCCGCCGCGGGATGAGGCGCTGCTCACCAGCTATCAGCTGTTCTTCGATGCCATCCGTGAACAGGCGGACGGGCTGGTCAACAGCCAGTCGATTGACGCCTTCTTCGCCGTACCCGCCCAGGCATTCCAGGCGGACTTCAACGATAACTACGCCCGCTATCAGCAGGCCAGCGTCCAGCGCGCCGCAGAGGGGCGCCAGCTGCTGACCGCCAGTCTCTCCAGCCTGCAATCCCTGTTCCTACTGGCCCCGGTGGTTCTGCTGGCGATCGCGATAGTGGTGTGGTTTGCGATGTCGCGCTGGGTGATCGTGCCGCTGCGTCGCCTTATCGCCCATATCAATCTGCTGGCGGCGGGGGATCTCTCCTCGCCGCCGCCGGGCGTGAAGCGTTTCAACCGCGAGATTGCACAGCTTGGCGACAGCGTCGATACCCTGCAGCAGGGGCTGCAGCAGCTGGTGACCGAGGTCAGCGAGGCGACCACCTCGATGGTGACCAATATCGGGTCGCTGGCGGAGGGGAATCAGAAACTGTATCACCAGTCGGCGCGTCAGGCGCAGGAGCTGAAAGAGGTCACCGCGCACATTGCTGACCTGGAGACCCACGTCGAGGGCAACAGCGGCTACGCCAGGCTGGCAAGCTCGCGGGCGGACGAGGCGCGGGAGATGGCGGCGGGCGGGGATCGCATGATGGAGACGGTGAACGCCTCGATGGCGGCCATCGTGGAGCGATCTGCCGAGATGCGCGGCATTGTGGCGATCATCGATAACGTGGCGTTTCAGACCAATATTCTGGCGCTGAATGCGGCCATCGAAGCGGCGCATGCCGGAAATCAGGGGCGCGGTTTTGCGGTGGTGGCGCGGGAAGTGGGCCTGCTGGCGCGCAAAAGCAGCCACTCGACGCAAACCATTCAGCAGCTGATTAACCACTCGCTGCAGGGTATCGAAGATGGCTCGAAAGCGGTCACCCGGCTGGAAGATAACCTGCAGCAGGTGATCGGTCTGGTGGGCAATCTCTGCAGCTTACTGAATGAGATCTCCGTTGCCACTCTCAGCCAGGGGGACAGCATTCATCGCATGACCGGCCAGCTGCAGGCCCTGAACCAGGTCGCGCACCAGACCGATGAACTGGTGAATACCGCCTCCGTAGCCTCCCGGCGGCTGCACGATGAATCCGGCCTTTTATTACAGGCGGTATCGCGGTTCCGACTTCCTGCCTGA
- the glsB gene encoding glutaminase B: MAANINNQMLEAILAQVRPLLGQGKVADYIPALASVNGNKLGIAIRTVDGQRFQAGDATERFSIQSISKVLSLVAAMRQYDEDEIWQRVGKDPSGQPFNSLLQLEIEQGKPRNPFINAGALVVCDMLQSRLSAPRQRMLEIVRQLSGVSDIAYDTAVARSEFEHSARNAAIAWLMKSFGNFHNDVSTVLQNYFHYCALKMNCVELADTFLFLAAQGYAPHLSEPVVTSMQARQVNALMATSGMYQNAGEFAWRVGLPAKSGVGGGVVAIVPHEMAIAVWSPELDETGNSLAGVAVLERLTQKLGRSVY; the protein is encoded by the coding sequence ATGGCTGCGAACATCAACAATCAGATGCTGGAAGCCATTCTGGCGCAAGTACGTCCTTTACTGGGTCAGGGCAAGGTGGCCGATTACATCCCGGCGCTGGCCTCGGTCAACGGCAACAAGCTCGGGATCGCCATCCGCACCGTGGACGGCCAGCGCTTCCAGGCCGGGGATGCCACCGAGCGTTTTTCCATTCAGTCGATCTCAAAAGTTCTGAGCCTGGTAGCGGCCATGCGCCAGTATGACGAGGACGAGATTTGGCAGCGTGTGGGGAAAGATCCCTCCGGCCAGCCGTTCAACTCCCTCCTGCAGCTGGAGATCGAGCAGGGCAAACCGCGCAATCCGTTTATCAACGCCGGGGCGCTGGTGGTGTGCGATATGCTGCAAAGCCGCCTCAGCGCGCCCCGTCAGCGGATGCTGGAGATTGTGCGTCAGCTCTCCGGAGTCAGCGATATTGCCTACGATACCGCGGTGGCCCGATCGGAATTCGAACACTCGGCGCGCAATGCGGCGATCGCCTGGCTGATGAAGTCGTTCGGCAATTTCCATAATGATGTGTCGACGGTCCTGCAAAACTACTTCCACTACTGCGCGCTGAAGATGAACTGTGTCGAACTGGCTGACACCTTTCTGTTTCTGGCCGCGCAGGGCTATGCGCCGCATCTCTCTGAGCCCGTGGTCACCTCGATGCAGGCCCGGCAGGTGAATGCCCTGATGGCAACCAGCGGCATGTATCAGAACGCCGGTGAGTTCGCCTGGCGGGTGGGGCTGCCTGCCAAATCCGGTGTTGGCGGCGGGGTGGTGGCGATTGTCCCGCACGAGATGGCGATTGCGGTCTGGAGCCCGGAGCTGGACGAGACGGGGAACTCCCTGGCGGGCGTCGCGGTGCTGGAACGTCTGACCCAGAAGCTGGGCCGCTCGGTCTATTAA